The following coding sequences lie in one Arabidopsis thaliana chromosome 3, partial sequence genomic window:
- the SAG20 gene encoding senescence associated gene 20 (senescence associated gene 20 (SAG20); CONTAINS InterPro DOMAIN/s: Wound-induced protein, Wun1, subgroup (InterPro:IPR016533), Wound-induced protein, Wun1 (InterPro:IPR009798); BEST Arabidopsis thaliana protein match is: Nuclear transport factor 2 (NTF2) family protein (TAIR:AT5G01740.1); Has 35333 Blast hits to 34131 proteins in 2444 species: Archae - 798; Bacteria - 22429; Metazoa - 974; Fungi - 991; Plants - 531; Viruses - 0; Other Eukaryotes - 9610 (source: NCBI BLink).) codes for MRVLTGGVSPSSSSFEFVPLSVVSFGSTVIAEGCDAATSISWIHAWTVANGIITQVREYSNTSLTVTRIGNVVAGRRSAEIAPPSHCSSVWESQFSGRAGKPVPGLVLAI; via the coding sequence ATGCGCGTACTCACCGGAGGTGTCTCtccgtcttcttcctccttcgAATTCGTACCTCTCTCCGTCGTTTCCTTCGGATCTACCGTAATCGCGGAAGGCTGCGACGCCGCGACATCGATTTCTTGGATCCACGCTTGGACTGTAGCGAATGGGATAATCACACAGGTGAGGGAGTACTCTAACACTTCTCTCACCGTCACACGGATCGGTAACGTTGTTGCTGGACGACGCTCCGCTGAGATTGCGCCTCCGTCGCATTGTTCCTCCGTGTGGGAAAGCCAATTCTCGGGTCGGGCTGGTAAACCCGTACCCGGTTTGGTTCTGGCGATTTGA
- a CDS encoding DCD (Development and Cell Death) domain protein (DCD (Development and Cell Death) domain protein; LOCATED IN: endomembrane system; EXPRESSED IN: 10 plant structures; EXPRESSED DURING: 6 growth stages; CONTAINS InterPro DOMAIN/s: Development/cell death domain (InterPro:IPR013989), Kelch related (InterPro:IPR013089); BEST Arabidopsis thaliana protein match is: unknown protein (TAIR:AT5G01660.1); Has 325 Blast hits to 316 proteins in 41 species: Archae - 0; Bacteria - 6; Metazoa - 2; Fungi - 6; Plants - 296; Viruses - 1; Other Eukaryotes - 14 (source: NCBI BLink).), which produces MCVRNLKKGDLCGVIFGCKFSTIKECYAKNLFGLPAPHMAYIKNIDPGLTLFLFNYSDRTLHGIFEAASEGKLNIDSKAWSPNGTDPSPYPAQVKVRVRVRCEPLPEEKFSPVIVENYNDDKMFWFELDRGQTNKLLRLFKPSPSVRPPTISRDAVPPPRKPIPASSLAQIGDSGATRIDKWSNLFKSSDESTKNKEKDSKEGALGAGSRLVNLGKTKEWETASNNADERRTQPSVSQSGTSYSSALSHMTASSTQEKKNSITNEGSSQACKGVENPWTSAARVPPIHQDSGGFRNAAMEGEDVKVNAYHHQQNLHPTQKGTSTTANNRIVPSISKEEPAEDTYSFIDWDATSSFQVHLDGLNKILEDPKDKECFKSLVGNTGQASSSMVPNSWEDDFEERSIAKSPCGSSYVSAGTGDVVDDIGRMDNFKMEIGSPTVVDILTELLAEVKELKHTQLKQAERMITLEMELLETRRDILRLKGSNGSF; this is translated from the exons ATGTGTGTGAGGAATCTGAAGAAGGGAGATCTTTGTGGGGTTATATTTGGATGCAAGTTCAGCACTATCAAAGAGTGCTATGCTAAGAATTTGTTTG GCTTACCAGCCCCGCACATGGCTTATATCAAGAACATTGATCCTGGTTTGACGCTGTTCCTGTTCAACTACAGTGACAGAACACTTCACGGCATCTTTGAAGCTGCTAGTGAAGGAAAACTGAACATTGATTCCAAAGCTTGGTCTCCAAATGGGACAGATCCAAGTCCATATCCTGCTCAG GTAAAGGTACGAGTCCGAGTGCGGTGTGAGCCCTTGCCTGAAGAAAAGTTCAGCCCAGTAATTGTTGAGAATTACAATGACGACaagatgttttggtttgaacTAGATCGAGGTCAGACAAACAAGCTGCTCCGTTTGTTTAAACCATCCCCATCTGTTAGGCCACCAACGATATCCAGAGATGCTGTACCACCACCCAGAAAGCCTATTCCGGCATCTTCTCTTGCACAGATAGGTGACTCGGGAGCAACGCGTATTGATAAGTGGAGCAATCTGTTCAAATCTTCCGATGAGtctaccaaaaacaaagagaaagactcGAAAGAAGGTGCACTCGGAGCAGGTTCGAGATTAGTCAATCTTGGAAAAACTAAAGAATGGGAAACAGCTTCCAATAATGCAGATGAGCGAAGAACTCAACCATCAGTGTCACAGTCTGGTACATCTTACTCATCAGCTCTGAGTCACATGACCGCTTCTTCAACTCAGGAGAAGAAAAATTCTATAACAAATGAAGGTTCATCTCAAGCATGTAAAGGTGTTGAAAATCCTTGGACATCTGCTGCTCGAGTTCCACCTATACACCAAGACAGTGGAGGATTCAGAAATGCTGCAATGGAAGGTGAAGATGTCAAAGTGAATgcttatcatcatcagcaaAATCTCCATCCAACACAAAAGGGAACCTCTACTACAGCTAACAATAGAATAGTACCTAGCATTAGCAAGGAAGAGCCTGCTGAGGATACATATTCATTCATCGATTGGGATGCAACATCTTCCTTTCAAGTCCATCTCGATGGACTGAACAAGATTTTGGAGGATCCTAAGGATAAGGAATGTTTCAAGAGCTTAGTGGGTAACACAGgacaagcttcttcatctatGGTGCCTAACAGTTGGGAGGATGACTTTGAGGAAAGAAGTATAGCTAAATCGCCTTGTGGATCATCGTATGTTTCTGCCGGTACAGGAGACGTGGTTGATGACATCGGACGTATGGATAATTTCAAGATGGAAATTGGATCTCCCACTGTTGTGGATATATTGACTGAG CTATTGGCGGAAGTCAAGGAGTTGAAGCATACTCAGCTGAAACAAGCTGAGAGGATGATTACTTTGGAGATGGAGCTG CTTGAAACAAGAAGGGATATACTTCGGCTAAAAGGGAGCAATGGAAGTTTTTAA
- a CDS encoding F-box associated ubiquitination effector family protein (F-box associated ubiquitination effector family protein; CONTAINS InterPro DOMAIN/s: F-box associated domain, type 3 (InterPro:IPR013187), F-box associated interaction domain (InterPro:IPR017451); BEST Arabidopsis thaliana protein match is: F-box and associated interaction domains-containing protein (TAIR:AT3G23960.1); Has 614 Blast hits to 600 proteins in 2 species: Archae - 0; Bacteria - 0; Metazoa - 0; Fungi - 0; Plants - 614; Viruses - 0; Other Eukaryotes - 0 (source: NCBI BLink).), whose product MIECCKPHVPRGTEICINSVLYYTAVEKGSLMVTIVVCFDISSEKFSFMKVMETFDRDLPSSTTMINYNGKLGLLMTEESTDIVSGTSKSFELRVLEDAEKHDWSKHVYMLPPLWKNVVGEETKLRLLGMVGSCTNEIVFSYKYPSTFMPSYVFYYNIERNTIIRLEIQGMEELNGK is encoded by the coding sequence ATGATTGAATGTTGCAAACCCCATGTTCCTCGTGGTACTGAAATATGCATTAACAGTGTTTTGTATTATACTGCCGTCGAAAAAGGGTCTTTAATGGTTACTATAGTAGTTTGCTTCGATATTAGCTCGGAGAAGTTCAGCTTTATGAAAGTCATGGAAACTTTCGATAGAGATTTGCCTAGTTCAACAACTATGATAAACTACAATGGCAAATTAGGTTTGTTGATGACGGAAGAGTCTACCGATATTGTTAGTGGAACAAGTAAAAGTTTCGAGTTGCGGGTCCTAGAAGACGCTGAAAAACATGATTGGTCGAAGCATGTATACATGTTGCCTCCTCTGTGGAAGAATGTAGTTGGAGAAGAGACCAAGCTACGACTTCTTGGAATGGTTGGCAGTTGCACCAATGAAATTGTGTTTTCGTACAAGTACCCATCTACATTTATGCCTTCCTACGTCTTCTACTACAATATCGAGAGGAACACGATCATAAGACTTGAAATCCAAGGAATGGAAGAGCTTAACGGTAAGTGA
- a CDS encoding DCD (Development and Cell Death) domain protein (DCD (Development and Cell Death) domain protein; EXPRESSED IN: 10 plant structures; EXPRESSED DURING: 6 growth stages; CONTAINS InterPro DOMAIN/s: Development/cell death domain (InterPro:IPR013989), Kelch related (InterPro:IPR013089); BEST Arabidopsis thaliana protein match is: unknown protein (TAIR:AT5G01660.1); Has 324 Blast hits to 315 proteins in 40 species: Archae - 0; Bacteria - 6; Metazoa - 2; Fungi - 4; Plants - 297; Viruses - 1; Other Eukaryotes - 14 (source: NCBI BLink).) — protein MLLCLLISKLGNLESLFGRLLKPQVAVRLRNLRNLRFWFVTERLLRKNSCGYEIFHFSLVYVLLTLSQNASWSYLEYLGTSTSDNNCKLLDDFNDSFVLTIYCHLCFCYAFGFDMLSRNMCVRNLKKGDLCGVIFGCKFSTIKECYAKNLFGLPAPHMAYIKNIDPGLTLFLFNYSDRTLHGIFEAASEGKLNIDSKAWSPNGTDPSPYPAQVKVRVRVRCEPLPEEKFSPVIVENYNDDKMFWFELDRGQTNKLLRLFKPSPSVRPPTISRDAVPPPRKPIPASSLAQIGDSGATRIDKWSNLFKSSDESTKNKEKDSKEGALGAGSRLVNLGKTKEWETASNNADERRTQPSVSQSGTSYSSALSHMTASSTQEKKNSITNEGSSQACKGVENPWTSAARVPPIHQDSGGFRNAAMEGEDVKVNAYHHQQNLHPTQKGTSTTANNRIVPSISKEEPAEDTYSFIDWDATSSFQVHLDGLNKILEDPKDKECFKSLVGNTGQASSSMVPNSWEDDFEERSIAKSPCGSSYVSAGTGDVVDDIGRMDNFKMEIGSPTVVDILTELLAEVKELKHTQLKQAERMITLEMELLETRRDILRLKGSNGSF, from the exons ATGTTGCTCTGTTTGCTTATCTCTAAGCTCGGAAACCTTGAATCTCTCTTCGGTCGTCTCCTTAAACCTCAAGTAGCTGTGCGCTTAAGGAATCTGAG AAACCttcgattttggtttgtcaCTGAGCGTTTGCTGAGAAAGAACTCATGTGGGTATGagatctttcatttttctttg GTTTATGTGTTGCTAACATTGTCTCAAAATGCAAGTTGGTCCTACTTAGAGTATCTGGGAACGAGTACTTCAGATAATAACTGCAAATTGCTTGATGATTTTAATGACAGTTTTGTGTTGACGATTTACTGTCACTTATGCTTTTGTTACGCTTTTGGTTTTGACATGCTTTCTA GAAATATGTGTGTGAGGAATCTGAAGAAGGGAGATCTTTGTGGGGTTATATTTGGATGCAAGTTCAGCACTATCAAAGAGTGCTATGCTAAGAATTTGTTTG GCTTACCAGCCCCGCACATGGCTTATATCAAGAACATTGATCCTGGTTTGACGCTGTTCCTGTTCAACTACAGTGACAGAACACTTCACGGCATCTTTGAAGCTGCTAGTGAAGGAAAACTGAACATTGATTCCAAAGCTTGGTCTCCAAATGGGACAGATCCAAGTCCATATCCTGCTCAG GTAAAGGTACGAGTCCGAGTGCGGTGTGAGCCCTTGCCTGAAGAAAAGTTCAGCCCAGTAATTGTTGAGAATTACAATGACGACaagatgttttggtttgaacTAGATCGAGGTCAGACAAACAAGCTGCTCCGTTTGTTTAAACCATCCCCATCTGTTAGGCCACCAACGATATCCAGAGATGCTGTACCACCACCCAGAAAGCCTATTCCGGCATCTTCTCTTGCACAGATAGGTGACTCGGGAGCAACGCGTATTGATAAGTGGAGCAATCTGTTCAAATCTTCCGATGAGtctaccaaaaacaaagagaaagactcGAAAGAAGGTGCACTCGGAGCAGGTTCGAGATTAGTCAATCTTGGAAAAACTAAAGAATGGGAAACAGCTTCCAATAATGCAGATGAGCGAAGAACTCAACCATCAGTGTCACAGTCTGGTACATCTTACTCATCAGCTCTGAGTCACATGACCGCTTCTTCAACTCAGGAGAAGAAAAATTCTATAACAAATGAAGGTTCATCTCAAGCATGTAAAGGTGTTGAAAATCCTTGGACATCTGCTGCTCGAGTTCCACCTATACACCAAGACAGTGGAGGATTCAGAAATGCTGCAATGGAAGGTGAAGATGTCAAAGTGAATgcttatcatcatcagcaaAATCTCCATCCAACACAAAAGGGAACCTCTACTACAGCTAACAATAGAATAGTACCTAGCATTAGCAAGGAAGAGCCTGCTGAGGATACATATTCATTCATCGATTGGGATGCAACATCTTCCTTTCAAGTCCATCTCGATGGACTGAACAAGATTTTGGAGGATCCTAAGGATAAGGAATGTTTCAAGAGCTTAGTGGGTAACACAGgacaagcttcttcatctatGGTGCCTAACAGTTGGGAGGATGACTTTGAGGAAAGAAGTATAGCTAAATCGCCTTGTGGATCATCGTATGTTTCTGCCGGTACAGGAGACGTGGTTGATGACATCGGACGTATGGATAATTTCAAGATGGAAATTGGATCTCCCACTGTTGTGGATATATTGACTGAG CTATTGGCGGAAGTCAAGGAGTTGAAGCATACTCAGCTGAAACAAGCTGAGAGGATGATTACTTTGGAGATGGAGCTG CTTGAAACAAGAAGGGATATACTTCGGCTAAAAGGGAGCAATGGAAGTTTTTAA
- a CDS encoding LURP-one-like protein (DUF567) (Protein of unknown function (DUF567); FUNCTIONS IN: molecular_function unknown; INVOLVED IN: biological_process unknown; LOCATED IN: cellular_component unknown; CONTAINS InterPro DOMAIN/s: Protein of unknown function DUF567 (InterPro:IPR007612); BEST Arabidopsis thaliana protein match is: Protein of unknown function (DUF567) (TAIR:AT3G56180.1); Has 30201 Blast hits to 17322 proteins in 780 species: Archae - 12; Bacteria - 1396; Metazoa - 17338; Fungi - 3422; Plants - 5037; Viruses - 0; Other Eukaryotes - 2996 (source: NCBI BLink).): protein MVSVVGEMFCNPYTTELVVRRRRESLKRERYDVFDLSNNLIFTVDGGIWNIRRKRVLRDAAGIPLLSMRTKGLVPMRYNWEVYKGDSTESDNLLFSAREPNLLSFKTSLDVTLPPDQSSTDISSVEPDFQTFGRYIGSSFKLFEPIHNTLLAEVVHDFTWGGLIKGSYSFKVRVNPYVDFAFVVALLVITDDTSNLR from the exons ATGGTGAGTGTTGTGGGAGAGATGTTTTGTAATCCGTACACGACGGAGCTGGTGGTGAGAAGGCGGCGTGAGAGCCTGAAAAGGGAACGCTACGACGTTTTCGATCTTTCTAACAATCTCATCTTCACCGTGGACGGTGGCATTTGGAACATCCGCCGTAAACGTGTCCTCCGTGACGCCGCCGGAATTCCTCTTCTCTCCATGCGTACTAAG GGACTAGTACCAATGCGATACAATTGGGAAGTATACAAAGGAGATAGCACAGAATCTGataatcttcttttctcagCAAGGGAACCAAATCTATTATCCTTCAAAACATCACTTGATGTCACTTTACCGCCAGACCAATCTTCAACGGACATAAGTAGTGTCGAGCCAGATTTTCAAACATTTGGTCGTTATATCGGCTCTTCTTTCAAACTCTTCGAGCCAATTCACAATACTCTTCTTGCTGAG GTGGTTCATGATTTCACATGGGGAGGACTCATAAAAGGGAGTTACAGCTTCAAAGTGAGAGTTAATCCATATGTGGATTTCGCATTTGTCGTGGCGTTACTTGTAATCACAGATGATACTTCCAATCTAcgttag